A region from the Brachyspira pilosicoli genome encodes:
- a CDS encoding alpha-L-fucosidase has protein sequence MTSKYFKEKKMKDTKQQWFKDAKFGLFIHWGLYAIPAGEYKGKITHTASEWIMNTFDIPVDEYKQLAKEFNPIHFDAEYIVKKAKDWGMKYIVFTSKHHDGFAMYHSKCSDYNIVDATPYKKDVLKELQLACEKHGIKLGLYYSQAQDWEDPNGLMSGKDNSKKDYQYYLDHKVKPQLKEILTNYGDIALVWFDTPMESTEEQSKSLYDLVKSIQPNCIVSGRIGNNIGEYMTTGDNYIPKLSYEGDWEIPATLNDTWGFKKADHNWKSANDIIKILLKIVSRGGNYLLNIGPDALGDIPKESIDILDTVGKYVKENEEAIFASKRVAFYPYDLQWGDFTQKDYKLYIHVLTYKNFIEISKMKNKVKGAYLVRDKRKLEAYSLIGCEGEGVVEIKLPEDLRKEKNYCICVELEEKEPIFEALE, from the coding sequence ATTACATCTAAATATTTTAAGGAGAAAAAAATGAAAGACACTAAACAGCAATGGTTTAAAGATGCAAAGTTTGGACTATTTATACACTGGGGATTATATGCTATACCTGCAGGTGAATATAAAGGAAAAATAACTCATACTGCTTCTGAATGGATTATGAATACTTTTGATATTCCTGTAGATGAATATAAGCAACTTGCAAAAGAATTTAATCCTATACATTTTGATGCTGAATATATAGTGAAAAAAGCTAAAGATTGGGGTATGAAATATATAGTATTCACTTCCAAACATCATGACGGTTTTGCTATGTACCATTCTAAATGCAGCGATTATAATATAGTTGATGCCACACCATATAAAAAAGATGTATTAAAAGAACTTCAATTGGCTTGTGAAAAACATGGAATAAAATTAGGTTTATATTATTCTCAGGCTCAAGATTGGGAGGATCCTAATGGTTTAATGTCTGGAAAAGATAATTCTAAAAAAGATTATCAGTATTATTTAGATCATAAAGTAAAACCTCAGTTAAAAGAAATATTAACAAATTATGGAGATATAGCTTTGGTATGGTTTGATACTCCTATGGAAAGTACAGAAGAACAAAGTAAATCTTTATATGATTTAGTGAAATCAATACAGCCTAATTGTATAGTAAGCGGAAGAATAGGAAACAACATAGGTGAATATATGACAACAGGAGATAATTATATACCTAAACTTTCGTATGAAGGGGATTGGGAAATTCCAGCAACATTAAATGATACTTGGGGCTTTAAGAAGGCTGATCATAATTGGAAAAGTGCTAATGATATAATAAAAATACTTCTTAAAATTGTAAGCAGAGGCGGAAATTATCTTTTAAATATTGGTCCTGATGCTTTAGGAGATATTCCCAAGGAGAGTATAGATATATTAGACACTGTTGGAAAATATGTTAAAGAAAATGAAGAAGCTATATTTGCAAGTAAAAGAGTAGCATTTTATCCTTATGATTTACAATGGGGAGATTTTACTCAAAAAGATTATAAATTATATATACATGTATTAACATATAAAAACTTTATAGAAATCTCAAAAATGAAAAATAAGGTAAAAGGTGCTTATTTAGTGAGAGATAAAAGAAAACTTGAGGCATATTCATTGATAGGATGCGAAGGAGAAGGAGTTGTTGAAATCAAACTTCCTGAAGATCTTAGAAAAGAAAAAAATTATTGTATATGTGTTGAATTAGAAGAAAAAGAACCTATATTTGAAGCGTTAGAATAA
- a CDS encoding sugar ABC transporter permease encodes MINSREKRIAYVGFVGPALLIYLLIIVFPVGMSFVLGFTNWKGYGPLNFIGFENYIRMFKDPIFLMGIKNNLWIMFISVCGQIPLGLILAYMLHRKMVKGSKIFEIMIFLPITISSIIVALMWFRIFSPIGIFPYIVRKITGNPEYVVKIFENKNWAIIPILFVLLWQHTSLYMVIFLANLQRIPNAIIEAAVIDGANETDIFLKVVAPQLAGVIFINSIFAISGSFKSFDLIYAMTGGGPAHYTEVIGIYMYNNTFVYQNYGFGAAISIVMVLFSVIVIAISKLLLKRYED; translated from the coding sequence ATGATTAATAGCAGAGAGAAAAGAATCGCTTATGTAGGATTTGTAGGACCTGCTTTACTAATATATTTACTCATTATAGTATTTCCTGTTGGTATGAGTTTTGTGCTGGGATTTACCAACTGGAAAGGCTATGGACCTTTAAATTTTATAGGTTTTGAGAATTATATACGTATGTTTAAAGATCCTATATTTCTAATGGGCATTAAAAATAACTTATGGATAATGTTTATATCTGTATGCGGACAAATTCCTTTAGGGCTTATTTTAGCATATATGCTCCATAGGAAGATGGTAAAAGGAAGTAAAATATTTGAAATTATGATATTTCTGCCTATAACTATATCGTCCATTATAGTAGCTTTAATGTGGTTTAGAATATTTTCTCCTATAGGAATCTTCCCTTATATAGTAAGAAAAATAACAGGAAATCCTGAATATGTTGTGAAAATATTTGAAAATAAAAACTGGGCTATTATACCTATACTTTTTGTATTATTGTGGCAGCATACAAGTTTATATATGGTTATATTTTTGGCAAATCTGCAAAGAATACCAAATGCCATTATAGAGGCTGCTGTTATAGATGGGGCGAATGAAACAGATATATTTCTAAAAGTTGTAGCTCCTCAGCTTGCAGGGGTTATATTCATTAATAGTATATTTGCTATATCTGGAAGCTTTAAAAGTTTTGATTTAATATATGCTATGACAGGCGGAGGACCTGCTCATTATACTGAAGTTATTGGTATTTATATGTATAATAATACTTTCGTTTATCAAAATTACGGATTTGGTGCTGCTATATCTATAGTGATGGTGTTATTTAGTGTTATTGTTATAGCAATTTCTAAGTTGCTTCTCAAAAGATATGAAGATTAA
- a CDS encoding ABC transporter substrate-binding protein, with translation MKKLYFILILLFSILISCSKSSEPNRDENGNIVISVAARYSSNRPDDLFYKNKVEEFNNMNLGIKVVLDNIPTEATYLDKLRVSFANGDTPNIFLEHGGSRVKDYIDSDALVNLQEYFDEDPQWYNSFYSSLFKDLKYENIDGIWGVPYKSYVILIYYNKEIFKNNNIEVPETFDELLEVCKKLKQAGIKPFQVGEKDISRFGHFHNNIVIKSLGVNAAKDLADRTLSYDSPQMIESYRIIYDMIQNNYFGEDILSVDYNAEKANFESEQSAMIWDGSWYVSELYESSDIYDKVGVMSFPYINEEYKNEAQGGAADMFYISKLNKTPEEIEASVKFLKYITSVEYFEELNKVSVSIPPVKLENNNELNNPLMEEVLDIFAQYTNLSSDLQNIDPDSHMIDTVRNALQGLALGNTPEECARQIIERINTK, from the coding sequence ATGAAAAAGTTATATTTTATTTTAATATTATTGTTTTCTATTTTAATTTCCTGTAGTAAGTCATCTGAACCAAATAGAGATGAAAATGGAAATATAGTTATTAGTGTTGCTGCCAGATATTCTTCAAATAGACCTGATGATTTATTTTATAAGAATAAAGTAGAAGAATTTAATAATATGAATTTAGGAATAAAAGTAGTATTAGATAATATTCCTACAGAAGCAACTTACTTAGATAAATTAAGAGTATCTTTTGCAAATGGTGATACACCTAATATCTTTTTAGAACATGGCGGTTCTAGAGTAAAAGACTATATAGATTCTGATGCTTTAGTTAATTTGCAAGAATATTTTGATGAAGATCCTCAATGGTATAATTCTTTTTATTCTTCGTTATTTAAAGATCTGAAATATGAAAATATAGATGGGATATGGGGAGTGCCTTATAAATCTTATGTAATATTAATTTATTATAATAAAGAAATTTTTAAAAATAATAATATTGAAGTTCCTGAGACTTTTGATGAATTATTAGAAGTTTGTAAAAAATTAAAACAAGCAGGAATCAAGCCTTTTCAAGTTGGAGAAAAGGATATATCAAGATTCGGTCATTTTCACAATAATATAGTTATAAAATCTTTAGGTGTTAATGCTGCTAAAGATTTGGCTGATAGAACTCTTAGTTATGATAGTCCTCAAATGATAGAAAGTTACAGAATAATATATGATATGATACAAAATAATTATTTTGGAGAAGATATTTTAAGTGTAGATTATAATGCTGAAAAGGCTAATTTTGAATCTGAACAATCTGCTATGATATGGGATGGATCTTGGTATGTAAGCGAGTTGTATGAGTCTTCCGATATATATGATAAAGTTGGAGTTATGAGTTTCCCTTATATAAATGAAGAATATAAAAATGAAGCTCAAGGCGGAGCAGCAGATATGTTTTATATTTCAAAACTTAATAAAACACCTGAAGAAATAGAAGCATCTGTAAAATTTTTGAAATATATTACTTCTGTAGAATATTTTGAAGAATTAAATAAAGTTTCTGTTTCAATACCGCCAGTAAAATTAGAAAACAACAACGAACTTAATAACCCTCTTATGGAAGAAGTTTTAGACATATTTGCACAGTATACTAATTTAAGTTCAGATCTCCAAAATATAGATCCCGATTCTCATATGATAGATACAGTACGTAATGCTTTACAAGGGCTTGCTTTGGGAAATACACCGGAAGAATGTGCTAGACAGATAATTGAAAGAATAAATACTAAATAA
- the mgtE gene encoding magnesium transporter, translated as MLKELLLPEIEDLIEQNQWEDISEILSLWQEAETADLITSIKNEDKINIFKTLPKEYSIKVFPELVSIDQQHIIESMTDEKKKELLENINPDDRTSFLESIDEDMSKNILKLLGSEEREIASLLLSYPEGSIGRMMTPEYISIKPDWTVEEAFEYVRSNIEDAETYTTIYVLDNKRTLIGSIALRQLFFSRQKALIGDIVNNCPYILAYEDKENAIEIIKKYNLHSLAVIDNKHSMVGIVTVDDILDIAEEEYTEDFHKMAGITSDDNQFDDNLKITPIFTMYKKRILWLLALVFVNLFSGGVISIFQNTLQKHIVLVAFLPLLIGSGGNAGSQSATLVIRSLAIGDVVLKDWIYLLSKEVLVSSILGLSMALGASILGVIRGGFEIAIIVSISMFSIVFIGSIIGLTLPFILTKCKLDPAISGAPVLTSICDIAGAGIYCSIATIIFYILAK; from the coding sequence ATGCTAAAAGAATTATTGTTGCCGGAAATAGAAGACTTAATAGAACAAAATCAATGGGAAGATATTAGTGAAATACTGTCTCTCTGGCAAGAAGCTGAAACTGCAGATTTAATCACTTCTATAAAAAATGAAGATAAAATTAATATATTTAAAACTCTTCCAAAAGAATATTCTATAAAAGTTTTCCCGGAATTAGTTTCTATAGATCAGCAGCATATTATAGAAAGTATGACTGATGAGAAAAAAAAAGAATTACTTGAGAATATTAACCCAGATGACAGAACTTCATTCTTAGAATCTATAGATGAAGATATGTCTAAAAATATATTAAAATTGCTTGGAAGCGAAGAGAGAGAAATTGCTTCTTTGTTGTTATCATATCCAGAAGGCAGTATTGGACGTATGATGACACCTGAATATATAAGCATAAAACCTGATTGGACAGTTGAAGAGGCTTTTGAATATGTTAGAAGCAATATAGAAGATGCAGAAACTTATACTACTATATATGTATTGGATAATAAAAGAACTTTAATAGGCTCTATTGCTTTAAGACAATTATTTTTTAGCAGACAAAAGGCGCTTATAGGAGATATAGTAAATAATTGTCCATATATATTAGCTTATGAAGATAAAGAAAATGCCATAGAAATTATAAAAAAATATAATCTGCATTCATTAGCCGTTATAGATAATAAACACTCTATGGTTGGAATTGTAACTGTAGATGATATATTAGATATTGCAGAAGAAGAATATACAGAAGATTTCCACAAGATGGCAGGTATTACTTCAGATGACAATCAATTTGATGATAATTTAAAAATTACGCCAATATTTACAATGTACAAAAAAAGAATATTATGGCTTTTAGCTTTGGTATTTGTAAATTTATTTTCAGGCGGTGTTATAAGCATATTTCAAAACACATTACAAAAGCATATAGTGTTAGTTGCATTTTTACCATTACTCATAGGAAGCGGCGGCAATGCAGGAAGTCAATCTGCAACTTTAGTTATACGTTCTCTTGCTATAGGAGATGTTGTATTAAAGGATTGGATATATTTACTTTCAAAAGAAGTGTTAGTTTCTTCCATATTAGGATTGAGTATGGCATTGGGTGCCAGCATACTTGGAGTTATAAGAGGAGGATTTGAAATAGCTATAATAGTTAGCATATCTATGTTTAGTATAGTTTTTATTGGAAGCATTATTGGTTTAACTTTGCCTTTTATTTTAACTAAATGCAAATTAGACCCTGCTATAAGCGGTGCGCCTGTATTAACTTCTATATGTGATATTGCAGGTGCTGGTATATATTGTTCTATAGCTACTATAATTTTTTATATATTAGCTAAATAA
- a CDS encoding ankyrin repeat domain-containing protein, producing MMREIEIELHEASANNDIFALEILLKNKDININLENVLGLTPLMHAAKFGYAKIVEMFIKAGADVNKADKLFITPLMSAAANGHYDVVKLLIENNADVNKKDVNNTTALHYASSSNHTDIIKLLVENKADINAKTDVHITPIMYSCQLSNYEAVKFLVDNGAKLDECDIYEENVLHYAISSGNIDIVEYILNKQKLEIPRYALTTASISGNLSLVHYIHSKLKDDRKENIFSSAFISAAHNGHLDIVRYFFDTSKKDAPKAIALASSGGHKNVVEYLLMNGISPNGISDEGKSALIYAIETSNKDIIELLIKYNVDINMPDDDDITPLMYAASVGDIEIVKNLLDNNANVKLVDNLGRNALAHATMSGNITIIELLLYNGLSLKNKKENISLLMWAVIYDNLKSLKYLIQKGMDIKEKDKNGWNPFMFACAKGYMDIIEYTLKSYPDILLEKSKNKETALIIAADNGKTEVVNYLLSKGVCIKEKNSDNYNALEIAIIKNNFEICESIINFYKINYPNYNFQEEYNLAKDKGNKNIIDFIQSKL from the coding sequence ATGATGAGAGAAATAGAAATAGAATTACATGAAGCTTCAGCTAATAATGATATTTTTGCTTTAGAAATTTTATTAAAAAATAAAGATATAAATATTAATTTAGAAAATGTATTAGGACTTACTCCTTTAATGCATGCTGCTAAATTTGGTTATGCAAAAATAGTAGAAATGTTTATAAAAGCAGGTGCTGATGTAAATAAGGCTGATAAATTATTTATAACACCTTTAATGAGTGCAGCTGCTAATGGTCATTATGATGTAGTAAAACTACTTATAGAAAATAATGCTGATGTTAATAAAAAAGATGTTAACAATACAACGGCTTTGCATTATGCTTCTTCTTCTAATCATACTGATATAATAAAATTGTTAGTAGAAAATAAAGCTGATATTAACGCTAAAACAGATGTACATATTACACCTATTATGTATTCTTGCCAATTATCAAATTATGAGGCTGTAAAATTTTTAGTTGATAATGGGGCTAAACTTGATGAATGCGACATATATGAAGAGAATGTTCTGCATTATGCAATATCAAGCGGTAATATAGACATAGTAGAATATATATTAAACAAACAAAAATTAGAAATACCGAGATACGCCCTCACAACAGCTTCTATTAGCGGTAATTTATCACTTGTACATTATATACATTCAAAATTAAAAGATGATAGAAAAGAGAATATATTTTCTAGTGCTTTTATATCGGCAGCGCATAATGGGCATTTAGATATTGTTAGGTATTTTTTTGACACATCTAAAAAAGATGCTCCTAAAGCTATAGCTCTTGCTTCTTCTGGCGGACATAAAAATGTAGTTGAATATTTGCTTATGAATGGAATATCGCCTAATGGCATATCCGATGAAGGTAAATCAGCTTTAATATATGCCATAGAAACTTCTAATAAAGATATTATTGAGCTTTTAATTAAATATAATGTTGATATTAATATGCCGGATGATGATGATATAACGCCGCTAATGTATGCTGCAAGTGTTGGAGATATCGAAATAGTAAAAAATCTTTTAGACAATAATGCTAATGTTAAATTGGTAGATAATTTGGGAAGAAATGCTCTTGCTCATGCTACTATGAGCGGAAATATAACAATAATAGAGCTTTTGTTATATAACGGATTATCTTTAAAAAATAAAAAAGAAAACATTAGCCTTTTAATGTGGGCTGTAATATATGATAATTTGAAATCATTAAAATATTTGATACAAAAAGGGATGGATATAAAAGAAAAAGATAAAAATGGATGGAATCCTTTTATGTTTGCTTGTGCAAAAGGATATATGGATATTATTGAATATACATTAAAATCATATCCTGATATATTATTAGAAAAAAGTAAAAATAAGGAAACGGCATTAATAATAGCAGCAGATAATGGAAAAACAGAAGTAGTTAATTATTTACTTTCTAAGGGTGTTTGTATTAAAGAAAAAAACTCTGATAATTATAATGCTTTAGAGATTGCTATAATAAAAAATAATTTTGAGATATGTGAATCAATCATAAATTTCTATAAAATAAATTATCCAAATTATAATTTTCAAGAAGAATATAATTTAGCAAAAGATAAAGGGAATAAAAACATAATAGATTTTATTCAAAGTAAACTATAA
- a CDS encoding ABC transporter substrate-binding protein yields the protein MLKSKFLYIFIVSILVIFVSISCGKKQSEDGVIVLKGYSQIDPVSPQYRDEMMIISNFNAEHTNIRIEWEYVSGEPYHQKFQAMAASGNIPDIFIVYLGSRSSYITDRGLVKDLRPYLTDEIKNEYIDLIWEPQGPNGEIYFISPNLAVSHVIYANKALMDELGLEFPKTQDELLAQGEKIRAAGYTPLAIGNQADWVMNSLFLSALVDRFGGKEWFDKAMKGEAKFTDANFVNALKVIDTLSKNKMFNPGMIQMTQTQALEEFVQGKAVYLIDAGWRISAMNNMMSPEMVENIRLYVYPEIPGETVHNSSTSTLGEGWGISNKLSDEEAKAAMEFMLYVTGKEAAEIKAKGGLITTYKLDYSNIELDPITSKYVEFVDKTPMGYIIDAKMDAEGMGVLNPAIQSMILGEKTPEQVAEEYENWVAQNDSHRVK from the coding sequence ATGTTAAAATCCAAATTTCTTTATATCTTTATTGTTTCAATACTAGTCATTTTTGTATCAATATCATGCGGTAAAAAACAAAGTGAAGATGGAGTTATAGTTTTAAAAGGATACAGCCAAATAGACCCAGTAAGTCCTCAGTATAGAGATGAAATGATGATAATAAGTAATTTTAACGCAGAACATACTAACATAAGAATAGAATGGGAATATGTAAGCGGGGAACCATATCACCAAAAATTCCAAGCTATGGCAGCAAGCGGAAACATACCTGATATATTTATAGTTTATTTAGGAAGCCGCTCTTCATATATTACAGATAGAGGTTTAGTTAAAGATTTAAGACCTTATTTAACTGATGAAATAAAAAACGAGTATATTGACCTTATATGGGAGCCTCAAGGTCCTAACGGAGAAATATATTTTATATCTCCTAATTTAGCAGTATCACATGTTATATATGCCAATAAAGCATTAATGGACGAATTAGGTTTAGAATTTCCAAAAACACAAGATGAACTTTTAGCTCAGGGTGAAAAAATCAGAGCTGCTGGATACACTCCTTTAGCTATAGGAAACCAAGCTGATTGGGTAATGAACTCATTATTTTTGTCAGCTTTAGTGGACAGATTCGGCGGAAAAGAATGGTTTGATAAAGCTATGAAAGGAGAGGCTAAATTTACAGATGCTAATTTTGTAAATGCTCTTAAAGTAATTGATACATTATCAAAAAATAAAATGTTTAATCCTGGCATGATTCAAATGACTCAAACTCAGGCATTGGAAGAATTTGTACAAGGAAAGGCGGTATATCTTATAGATGCAGGTTGGAGAATAAGTGCTATGAATAATATGATGTCTCCGGAAATGGTAGAAAATATAAGATTATATGTTTATCCTGAAATACCAGGTGAAACTGTTCATAATTCAAGTACTTCTACTTTAGGTGAAGGCTGGGGCATAAGCAACAAATTAAGCGATGAAGAGGCTAAGGCTGCTATGGAATTTATGCTTTATGTAACAGGTAAAGAGGCTGCAGAAATAAAAGCTAAAGGCGGACTCATTACTACTTATAAATTAGATTATAGTAATATAGAATTAGACCCTATTACTTCTAAATATGTAGAGTTTGTAGATAAAACTCCTATGGGATATATAATAGATGCTAAAATGGATGCTGAAGGAATGGGAGTATTAAATCCTGCTATACAATCTATGATACTTGGCGAAAAAACTCCTGAACAAGTTGCAGAGGAATATGAAAATTGGGTAGCTCAAAATGACAGTCATAGAGTAAAATAA
- a CDS encoding carbohydrate ABC transporter permease: protein MEKRKNKINDAPLTWKIPAYIIMIAFTIITIFPIIWLLYSSFKPHAEILASPLSLPSNPTISNYTNAWEIGNMGISIFNSIFYTSIATVCTLVLAMAAAFGLTKFPYKSNGFFYGAFTGGLLITVHAVIVPLFLMESRIGIIDTRIGVILPYIAFDLPMSVLIAYSYVKSIPDALIEASLIDGANYFQIFFKIIFPCSKPVAATMVILSFLRHWNEFMFVFILTTGNDKRSLPVALNNFAGRLNVEYGMQFAALVISIIPMIIFYLIFHQQLIKGFGEGALKE from the coding sequence ATGGAAAAAAGAAAAAATAAAATAAATGATGCTCCATTAACTTGGAAAATACCTGCTTATATTATAATGATAGCTTTTACTATAATAACAATATTTCCTATAATATGGCTGTTGTATTCATCATTTAAGCCTCATGCAGAAATATTAGCTTCTCCATTATCATTACCTTCAAACCCTACTATTTCTAATTATACAAATGCTTGGGAAATAGGAAATATGGGAATAAGTATATTTAACAGCATATTCTATACATCAATTGCAACGGTATGTACTTTGGTGTTAGCAATGGCAGCAGCTTTTGGACTTACTAAATTTCCATATAAAAGCAATGGATTTTTTTACGGTGCTTTTACGGGAGGTTTACTAATAACTGTACATGCTGTTATAGTGCCTTTATTTTTAATGGAAAGCAGAATAGGAATAATAGATACAAGAATAGGGGTAATACTGCCGTATATAGCTTTCGATTTGCCTATGAGTGTATTGATAGCCTATTCTTATGTAAAGAGCATACCTGATGCTTTGATAGAAGCTTCTTTAATTGACGGAGCAAATTATTTCCAAATATTTTTTAAAATTATATTTCCATGTTCAAAACCTGTAGCAGCTACTATGGTAATACTCTCATTTTTAAGACATTGGAATGAGTTTATGTTTGTATTTATTTTAACAACGGGAAATGATAAAAGAAGTTTGCCTGTAGCTTTAAATAATTTTGCAGGAAGATTAAATGTTGAATATGGTATGCAATTTGCGGCTTTGGTTATTTCTATAATTCCTATGATAATATTTTATTTGATATTCCATCAGCAGCTTATAAAAGGCTTTGGCGAAGGAGCTTTAAAAGAATAA